A single Vanacampus margaritifer isolate UIUO_Vmar chromosome 7, RoL_Vmar_1.0, whole genome shotgun sequence DNA region contains:
- the evpla gene encoding envoplakin a — MSKTSPNKKKEQSVKIIRTQPTDLATLIAQMQKHADIVEKDILRAEQHLAEDAENDKRELPLKHQHELCDILGEAETLLKELFLDVDKAKKAKHPQAREIESDVLHLHERWLKDCTFYRDIYEQIDDVSLMPRIDWAPVLADKQKLVNSNQYGPTMPELEKQIASHKILHQQVEAYNPQLCVSSAGTKDNYMVLKKQYNNLLETSKWRGHYLGSLYEYMQGCNKELTFLGEEQHKIKKQDWSDRMVDPPDVRRQYENFKNNSLLSHESEVNKLQDEGDRLIEGKHPASATIQTQRDIVRNEWQKFLHLCICQETHLDNLEQYKKYQLDSEQLSENLSKLNNSLDPKLANRISNSEMLLQLETEEKAVQDSEQLLADLRRRSTTIAPLKQRRSPPNRTVTLESLCDWESNRGPLSRGEKCTLKSNPDNENWDVITNKGVANTFPGVCFIIPPPDPEAINRVDLLGGELGDIKKRRAALAASLKNHKSEMARSLQSAPPSSPALDPRLSALGLRLDKLNSDLDNADKDMLGRIRVPLSRSNPGGDLINRLKEQEQAAQGLKGLEQEKFSAKAELQPLLSKDPTAAGSLPFKMNNAENKYDGLHGLADLYARKANASFNLENQIKKADGLISGFEKRLSEDGPILDVPNSIQSASDSLHQQRKAVASAQPEMRKLSQDLETTEQLCSSLQQGYQEFCPDIQRQRMDVKYLHNRYANLDNQLKERENILQEAGSKNNEFQSSAKSLNLFLNNLPRNKLNYNDDASSISAMQSSQERVMDDLKRKGNDVDRLSDLSQDLQNLFGEYDTNIDKFNSTLEDADATVAKRPYTLTLGEAIQKEERDLVNRYAEASAANGQRQKLMELARNLTVQNDEKVQLLAQHQVQLESQQRNTYELNSLARELEEERERTLHVEANLKAFRDRLMSLKNRRGVERVEEKEVVQYYRDPKLESDSIELQKILHEEIRRRSTIQSEVEIYNKKYALYDDNLKNTAPKLLTREVTEFEKDPQLDVDAARLRDEISRMREEIRLRNSEYINIKTEFDILQQKKPLIKERVVKKEVLKVEKDPEMLRSLRKFETDISEETSRVKLINDEIFQMRSQINALERLIPNIQPKIITKEVKRVEQDPELITESKRIRSSVETEMFENNSLSKEVMNLHSRYRELQALKPKVEVKEIVNEIYRIDPNTEVEILRLRKDIQEANGQRSILDREIPKVGSEVNFLRSQKPKVEMKEVLQEVVKEERSPENVREIQRLNEQMHVIHNNYNFLQDQVRGLRTERDGWKAEKSKIETKVITRDLIKYEADPLLEKEADRLRRELRDEAQRRRSIEELVFDLKNKYILLERQKPEEKVVVQEIVRLQKDPRQVLEHERLCRSLDEEVMTRRQIDLELQQLRTKVEEKERLLRASDEHQKRIMAESELKELRLRIHQLEHAPPAVSENIVVEEVLKVERDPKLERLTGVLRIDMDKETSEILRLQRDIRNITLRLDVLQKEKSVEKKVYKEVVRVEKDQAVEAERDRLREQVSKQKFARQDIEDQIKRLSSKTNHLMTSKSSSSREETSQTMNRDALLREKDNLTRELRTLEAKKHDINLSFEQQNRLMSERTQMSRNRSMKMGSDVQQFEREILNEKDKIHILDSTIRELLLSMQKEEHTETRTKETNVSTKITILDPDTGKDMSPYDAYLQRLIDRQQYIHLQELECDWEEITSVGPDGETSVLQDRKSGKQYPIKDALREGRLTQTDLEGYKQGKIHISEFALLVAGDSKQKTLFNSFTSRTNTPMKSAPIDYAATQSYPIAGIMDTHTNTCFTVRSAVMRKLIDATTAQKLLEAQAATGGIIDIAAKDRHSVHKAASRGLIDDSQLQRLLNAQKAYTGVEDPVTKERLSVGEAIQKGWMPKESATWYMEAQHLTGGLIDPSSNKRMSIVDAIGSKMINSNMMRDIQAETSYKKDITDPLTKQKINYKQALERCKKDPITGLLMLPASSKESGYTPSYNRYGARF; from the exons GACCCAGCCCACCGACCTGGCCACGTTGATCGCCCAGATGCAAAAGCATGCAGACATAGTGGAGAAAGACATCCTCCGTGCTGAGCAACACTTGGCTGAA GATGCAGAAAATGACAAGCGAGAGCTGCCTTTGAAGCACCAGCATGAGCTCTGCGACATTCTGGGCGAAGCTGAGACCCTGCTGAAGGAGCTCTTCTTGGACGTGGACAAGGCCAAGAAGGCCAAACACCCGCAGGCCCGAGAGATCGAGAGCGA tgtCCTCCACCTCCACGAGCGCTGGCTGAAGGACTGCACTTTCTATCGAGACATCTATGAGCAGATTGATGACGTGTCGTTGATGCCCAGGATCGACTGGGCGCCCGTTTTGGCCGATAAGCAA AAACTAGTGAACAGTAACCAGTATGGGCCCACCATGCCGGAATTGGAGAAGCAGATCGCTTCTCACAAAATCCTGCACCAGCAGGTCGAAGCTTACAACCCGCAGCTGTGTGTCAGCTCTGCCGGTACCAAG GACAACTACATGGTCCTCAAGAAACAGTACAACAACCTTCTG GAAACCTCCAAGTGGCGTGGCCACTACTTGGGCAGCCTGTATGAGTACATGCAGGGCTGCAACAAGGAGCTGACATTCCTGGGAGAGGAGCAGCATAAGATCAAGAAGCAGGACTGGAGCGACCGAATGGTGGATCCTCCAGATGTCCGCAGGCAGTATGAG AACTTCAAGAACAACAGTCTGCTGTCACACGAGAGTGAGGTGAACAAACTCCAGGATGAAGGAGACAGACTTATTGAGGGCAAGCACCCTGCCAGCGCGACCATACAG ACCCAAAGAGACATCGTACGCAACGAGTGGCAAAAGTTCCTCCATTTGTGCATTTGTCAGGAGACACACCTGGATAATTTGGAGCAGTACAAAAAG TACCAACTGGACTCGGAGCAGCTGTCAGAAAATCTGAGCAAACTCAACAATAGCTTGGACCCGAAGCTCGCCAACAGGATCAGTAACTCTGAGATGCTGCTGCAGCTTGAG ACAGAAGAGAAAGCTGTGCAGGACAGCGAGCAGCTGCTGGCAGACCTGAGAAGGCGCAGCACCACCATTGCTCCTCTGAAGCAGCGTCGTAGCCCTCCAAACAGAACGGTCACATTGGAGTCTCTCTGCGACTGGGAATCTAACAGG GGACCTCTGTCAAGAGGCGAGAAGTGCACCTTGAAATCTAACCCCGACAATGAGAACTGGGACGTTATAACCAACAAAGGGGTCGCGAACACCTTCCCAGGGGTTTGCTTCATTATCCCACCGCCTGATCCAGAGGCCATCAACAGAGTGGACCT TTTGGGTGGTGAACTGGGAGACATAAAGAAGAGGAGGGCCGCTCTAGCAGCATCCCTCAAGAATCACAAGTCAGAGATGGCCAGGTCCCTACAATCAG CTCCACCCTCGTCTCCCGCGCTGGATCCCAGACTGTCAGCGCTGGGTCTCCGGTTGGACAAGCTGAATTCCGACCTGGACAATGCTGATAAAGACATGCTGGGCCGCATACGAGTCCCACTGAGCCGCTCCAATCCCGGTGGCGATCTTATCAACAGGCTAAAGGAACAGGAA CAAGCTGCCCAGGGACTAAAAGGTCTGGAGCAGGAGAAGTTTTCAGCTAAGGCTGAACTGCAGCCTCTACTGTCCAAAGATCCTACTGCCGCCGGTTCACTGCCATTCAAAATGAACAATGCCGAAAACAAGTACGATGGCCTCCACGGACTTGCTGACCTCTATGCCAGAAA aGCAAATGCGTCCTTCAATCTCGAGAATCAGATAAAGAAGGCGGATGGCCTCATCTCAGGGTTTGAGAAGAGGCTCAGTGAAGATGGCCCGATACTCGATGTGCCAAACTCGATTCAATCTGCCAGTGATAGCCTCCAT CAACAGCGAAAGGCTGTGGCATCGGCTCAGCCCGAGATGAGGAAGCTAAGCCAGGACCTAGAGACCACCGAACAGCTATGCAGCTCTCTGCAGCAGGGATACCAGGAGTTCTGTCCTGACATCCAGCGCCAGAGAATGGATGTCAAATACCTGCACAACCGCTATGCAAACCTTGACAACCAGTTGAAAGAGAG AGAGAACATCTTACAAGAAGCTGGTTCCAAAAACAATGAATTCCAAAGTTCGGCCAAATCGCTGAATTTATTCCTGAACAACCTGCCAAGAAACAAGCTCAACTACAATGATGATGCGTCTTCAATCTCTGCTATGCAGAGCTCACAGGAG AGGGTGATGGACGACCTGAAGCGGAAAGGCAATGACGTGGATCGACTGTCTGACTTGTCACAAGACCTGCAGAATTTATTTGGT GAATATGATACCAACATTGACAAATTCAACAGTACACTGGAAGATGCTGATGCCACTGTTGCAAAGAGACCGTATACGCTCACACTTGGTGAAGCCATTCAGAAAGAG GAAAGGGATCTGGTCAACCGCTACGCTGAAGCGTCAGCTGCAAATGGTCAACGGCAAAAACTGATGGAGTTGGCCCGGAATCTCACTGTACAA AATGATGAGAAAGTTCAGTTGTTGGCACAACATCAGGTGCAGCTGGAAAGCCAGCAAAGGAATACTTATGAGCTAAACAGTCTTGCCAGAGAGCTGGAGGAAGAGAGGGAGAGGACACTTCATGTTGAGGCTAATCTAAAAGCCTTCAGAGATAGGCTGATGTCACTGAAGAATCGCAGAGGAGTAGAACGTGTTGAGGAAAAAGAAGTGGTTCAATACTACCGCGACCCCAAACTGGAGAGTGACTCAATAGAACTTCAGAAGATACTTCATGAAGAGATACGAAGACGGTCCACCATCCAGAGTGAGGTTGAGATTTATAACAAGAAATATGCTCTCTACGATGACAACCTCAAAAATACAGCACCAAAACTGTTGACGAGAGAAGTGACAGAGTTTGAAAAAGACCCTCAGCTAGATGTCGATGCTGCCAGGCTGAGAGATGAAATATCAAGAATGAGAGAAGAGATTCGACTGAGAAACTCGGAGTACATAAATATAAAGACGGAGTTTGACATTCTGCAACAGAAGAAACCACTCATCAAAGAGAGGGTGGTTAAGAAGGAAGTGTTGAAAGTAGAAAAAGACCCAGAGATGTTGAGATCCTTGCGGAAATTTGAGACCGACATTTCGGAAGAGACTAGCAGGGTGAAGCTCATAAATGATGAAATATTCCAAATGAGAAGCCAGATTAATGCCCTTGAAAGACTGATTCCAAACATCCAGCCCAAGATCATCACAAAGGAAGTTAAAAGGGTTGAACAAGACCCCGAACTCATCACAGAATCAAAAAGGATTCGATCATCTGTGGAGACTGAGATGTTCGAAAACAACTCCTTGTCCAAAGAGGTGATGAACCTCCACAGTCGCTACAGGGAACTCCAAGCTTTGAAACCAAAAGTTGAGGTGAAGGAAATCGTTAATGAGATTTACCGGATTGATCCAAATACAGAGGTCGAAATTTTACGCCTCAGGAAAGACATACAAGAGGCCAATGGTCAGCGCTCTATCTTAGATAGGGAAATCCCAAAGGTTGGATCAGAGGTGAATTTCCTTCGATCACAGAAGCCCAAGGTAGAAATGAAAGAGGTTCTTCAAGAGGTGGTGAAGGAAGAAAGAAGTCCTGAAAATGTGAGAGAGATTCAAAGGTTAAATGAGCAGATGCATGTCATCCACAACAATTACAACTTTCTCCAAGATCAGGTGAGGGGACTGAGAACAGAGAGAGATGGATGGAAGGCTGAAAAGTCCAAGATCGAGACCAAAGTTATCACCAGAGATCTCATTAAGTATGAAGCGGATCCTCTCTTAGAAAAAGAAGCTGACCGACTGAGAAGAGAATTAAGGGACGAGGCGCAAAGGCGACGTTCTATTGAGGAGTTGGTGTTTGAcctgaaaaacaaatacatcttGTTGGAAAGACAAAAGCCAGAGGAGAAAGTGGTTGTGCAGGAGATTGTGCGTTTACAGAAGGACCCGCGGCAAGTGCTTGAGCATGAGAGGCTGTGTAGGAGCCTGGATGAAGAAGTGATGACTCGACGTCAGATCGATTTAGAGTTACAGCAACTGAGAACAAAGGTGGAAGAGAAGGAGAGGCTCCTCAGAGCAAGTGATGAGCATCAAAAGAGGATCATGGCAGAGTCAGAACTCAAGGAACTCCGATTGCGCATCCATCAACTGGAACATGCGCCGCCTGCTGTTTCAGAAAATATTGTTGTTGAGGAGGTACTGAAAGTGGAGAGAGACCCAAAACTGGAGAGGTTGACAGGTGTTCTGCGGATAGATATGGATAAAGAAACCAGCGAAATCCTGCGTCTCCAGAGAGACATCCGTAACATCACTCTTAGGCTTGATGTCCTCCAGAAAGAAAAGTCTGTTGAGAAGAAAGTGTACAAAGAAGTTGTCCGTGTTGAAAAAGACCAGGCTGTGGAAGCGGAGAGGGATCGCCTGAGGGAACAGGTTTCCAAGCAAAAATTTGCAAGGCAGGACATCGAGGATCAAATCAAACGCCTCAGTAGTAAAACAAACCATCTGATGACTAGTAAGTCGAGCAGCTCAAGAGAAGAAACTAGCCAAACCATGAACAGAGACGCCTTACTGAGGGAGAAGGACAACCTGACTCGTGAGCTCAGGACACTGGAGGCAAAGAAACATGACATCAACTTGTCTTTCGAGCAGCAGAACAGACTCATGAGCGAGAGGACACAGATGAGCAGGAACAGAAGCATGAAGATGGGTTCTGACGTACAGCAATTCGAGAGGGAAATCCTGAATGAGAAAGACAAGATCCACATCTTGGACAGCACCATTCGTGAACTCCTGCTTAGCATGCAGAAAGAGGAACATACTGAAACCAGGACCAAGGAGACCAACGTGTCCACCAAAATCACCATTCTGGATCCAGATACAGGCAAAGACATGTCTCCTTATGACGCCTACCTACAGCGGCTGATCGATCGCCAGCAGTACATTCATCTGCAGGAGCTTGAGTGTGACTGGGAGGAGATCACTTCCGTGGGACCCGATGGCGAGACATCCGTGCTCCAGGATCGCAAGAGCGGCAAACAGTACCCCATTAAAGACGCCCTGAGAGAAGGCCGACTTACACAGACTGATTTGGAGGGCTACAAACAAGGCAAAATCCACATCTCAGAGTTTGCCTTACTGGTTGCTGGTGATAGCAAGCAGAAGACCCTGTTCAACTCATTTACTTCAAGGACCAACACACCAATGAAGTCTGCCCCAATCGACTATGCCGCAACACAATCGTATCCAATTGCCGGAATCATGGATACGCACACTAACACCTGCTTCACCGTACGCAGCGCCGTCATGCGTAAACTTATCGACGCCACTACGGCCCAAAAGCTTCTGGAGGCCCAGGCAGCAACCGGCGGCATCATTGACATCGCCGCCAAGGACAGACACTCGGTTCACAAGGCCGCTTCCAGAGGCCTCATTGATGACAGTCAGCTCCAGAGGCTCCTCAATGCTCAAAAGGCCTACACTGGAGTGGAAGACCCCGTGACCAAAGAGCGTTTGTCTGTGGGAGAAGCCATCCAGAAAGGCTGGATGCCAAAGGAGAGTGCAACTTGGTACATGGAAGCACAGCACCTGACTGGAGGCCTGATTGACCCCAGCAGCAACAAAAGAATGAGCATTGTGGATGCTATTGGATCCAAAATGATCAACAGCAACATGATGAGAGATATTCAAGCTGAAACCAGTTACAAGAAGGATATCACGGATCCCCTCACCAAGCAGAAGATCAACTACAAACAAGCCCTGGAACGCTGTAAGAAAGACCCCATTACTGGCCTTCTAATGTTGCCGGCCTCCTCCAAAGAGTCTGGCTACACTCCATCGTACAACAGATATGGAGCAAGATTCTAA
- the ten1 gene encoding CST complex subunit TEN1 isoform X1: protein MLPATAVYYFPWEVKSGALQDGESVRTFGRLTRYEPDKSQASLTTQHVSKDYHVIVNTSFVEPFNPIIGAQYVVLGEIETVEGVDMRVCARVLNCVDGVNISLLQKAINEQRSFFKERQSHLEEDAVQHADAT from the exons ATGCTTCCCGCTACTGCGGTGTATTATTTCCCGTGGGAAGTGAAGTCTGGAGCGTTGCAGGACGGAGAGTCTGTGCGAACTTTTGGCAG ACTCACCCGTTATGAACCGGACAAGTCCCAGGCTTCACTAACAACTCAGCATGTTTCCAAAGATTACCATGTTATCGTCAATACCTCGTTTGTGGAACCATTTAATCCCATAATTGGAGCCCAGTATGTAGTACTGGGTGAAATAGAAACAGTTGAAG GGGTTGACATGAGGGTCTGTGCACGTGTGCTCAACTGTGTAGATGGTGTAAACATTTCCCTTCTGCAAAAAGCCATCAATGAACAGAGGAGCTTCTTCAAGGAAAGGCAGAGCCATCTGGAGGAGGATGCTGTCCAACATGCAGATGCAACTTGA
- the ten1 gene encoding CST complex subunit TEN1 isoform X2: MLPATAVYYFPWEVKSGALQDGESVRTFGRLTRYEPDKSQASLTTQHVSKDYHVIVNTSFVEPFNPIIGAQYVVLGEIETVEDGVNISLLQKAINEQRSFFKERQSHLEEDAVQHADAT; the protein is encoded by the exons ATGCTTCCCGCTACTGCGGTGTATTATTTCCCGTGGGAAGTGAAGTCTGGAGCGTTGCAGGACGGAGAGTCTGTGCGAACTTTTGGCAG ACTCACCCGTTATGAACCGGACAAGTCCCAGGCTTCACTAACAACTCAGCATGTTTCCAAAGATTACCATGTTATCGTCAATACCTCGTTTGTGGAACCATTTAATCCCATAATTGGAGCCCAGTATGTAGTACTGGGTGAAATAGAAACAGTTGAAG ATGGTGTAAACATTTCCCTTCTGCAAAAAGCCATCAATGAACAGAGGAGCTTCTTCAAGGAAAGGCAGAGCCATCTGGAGGAGGATGCTGTCCAACATGCAGATGCAACTTGA